The following are from one region of the Cyanobium gracile PCC 6307 genome:
- a CDS encoding glutamyl-tRNA reductase, translating to MHIAVVGLSHRTAPVEIRERLSIPEQTMEDSLQRLRADEQVIEASILSTCNRLEIYTLLRHPEQGITAVGDFLSQQSGLAVEELRPHLFTYHHEEAVGHLLRVAAGLDSLVLGEGQILSQVKKMVRLGQEHRSVGPILNRLLNQAVSTGKRVRTETNLGTGAVSISSAAVELAQLKVGQARGTDELVPLDQEQVAVVGAGRMARLLLQHLQAKGCRGVVLLNRTVARAEALAADFPALPVQCRPLDDLDHCLSTCSLVFTSTGAEEPIITARRLEGLNRRSSLMLIDIGVPRNISADAAELQGVDSFDVDDLQEVVARNQEARREMAAEAEGLLAEEARLFLEWWDGLEAVPLVNRLRLQLEDIREQELQKALSRMGPDLSARERKVVEALSKGIINKILHTPVTRLRAPQPRQQRRAAMGVLQDLFELHDDPPEA from the coding sequence ATGCACATCGCCGTCGTCGGTCTGAGCCATCGCACGGCTCCGGTGGAAATCCGCGAGCGCCTCAGCATCCCCGAGCAGACCATGGAGGATTCCCTCCAGCGGCTGCGGGCGGATGAGCAGGTGATCGAGGCCTCGATCCTGAGCACCTGCAACCGGCTGGAGATCTACACGCTCCTGCGCCACCCCGAACAGGGCATCACCGCCGTCGGCGATTTCCTCAGCCAGCAGTCCGGTCTGGCGGTCGAGGAGCTCCGCCCCCACCTGTTCACCTACCACCACGAGGAGGCCGTCGGCCACCTGCTGCGGGTGGCCGCCGGTCTCGACAGCCTGGTGCTGGGGGAGGGCCAGATCCTCTCCCAGGTGAAGAAGATGGTGCGTCTGGGCCAGGAGCACCGCTCCGTGGGCCCGATCCTCAACCGCCTGCTCAACCAGGCGGTGAGCACCGGCAAGCGCGTGCGCACGGAAACCAACCTGGGCACCGGGGCGGTGTCGATCAGCTCGGCCGCCGTCGAGCTCGCCCAGCTGAAGGTGGGCCAGGCCCGGGGCACCGATGAGCTGGTTCCGCTGGACCAGGAGCAGGTGGCCGTGGTGGGGGCCGGCCGCATGGCCCGGCTGCTGCTGCAGCACCTGCAGGCCAAGGGTTGCCGGGGGGTGGTGCTGCTCAACCGCACTGTCGCCCGGGCCGAAGCCCTGGCGGCCGACTTCCCCGCCCTGCCGGTGCAGTGCCGTCCCCTGGACGACCTCGACCACTGCCTGAGCACCTGCTCTCTGGTGTTCACCAGCACCGGCGCCGAGGAGCCGATCATCACCGCCCGGCGCCTGGAGGGGCTCAACCGCCGTTCCAGCCTGATGCTCATCGACATCGGCGTGCCCCGCAACATCAGTGCCGATGCGGCCGAGCTCCAAGGCGTCGACAGTTTCGACGTCGACGATCTCCAGGAGGTGGTCGCCCGCAACCAGGAGGCCCGGCGGGAGATGGCCGCCGAGGCCGAGGGGCTGCTGGCGGAGGAGGCGCGGCTGTTCCTGGAATGGTGGGACGGCCTTGAGGCGGTGCCCCTGGTCAACCGCCTGCGTCTGCAGCTGGAGGACATCCGCGAACAGGAGCTGCAGAAGGCCCTCAGCCGCATGGGCCCGGACCTCTCCGCCCGGGAGCGGAAGGTGGTCGAGGCCCTGAGCAAGGGGATCATCAACAAGATCCTGCACACGCCGGTCACCCGGCTGCGGGCCCCTCAGCCCCGCCAGCAGCGGCGGGCGGCCATGGGGGTGCTGCAGGACCTGTTCGAGCTTCACGACGACCCGCCGGAGGCCTGA
- a CDS encoding SGNH/GDSL hydrolase family protein produces MKKILLSILVFTSVVVGDRAEAKVSLLQNLFVFGDSLSDTGNSRNVTENYGQMNNLPPGYPLFWPPDPPYSMGRSTNGLVAAEYLWQAFNPRSQGPVASLEGGTNYAINGSTTGLENFNSISPGVLPGFRPAYNKLGAAWQLQEFVTQRPSFAPSSSLFMVWLFPNDLLYWFNSGFMTPGTVSGGEGKPADPSGLIVNGISNIAGTIGTLASFGATQFLVPNMPDLSRTPLFQGAPDPLRDQISAITDIFNAGLELTLNQLENDLQAQNPSIDIISFNTEALFDTVLDDPSTYGFTNIEDPCLTRVETVVLVCDAPDAFFFWDDFHPTTAAHQLFGQRFAAAIASPVPGPLTVLGVASAFAWSRRLRRRVRSKR; encoded by the coding sequence ATGAAGAAGATTCTGCTGTCCATCCTGGTCTTCACCTCGGTCGTGGTGGGTGATCGGGCGGAAGCGAAAGTATCACTACTTCAGAACCTCTTCGTCTTCGGGGACAGCCTGAGCGATACGGGAAACAGCAGGAACGTGACGGAGAACTATGGCCAGATGAACAACCTGCCGCCTGGTTATCCACTCTTCTGGCCCCCTGACCCCCCTTATTCCATGGGCCGCAGTACCAACGGCCTCGTTGCGGCTGAATACCTTTGGCAGGCCTTCAACCCCCGCAGCCAGGGCCCGGTGGCCTCCCTGGAGGGCGGAACGAACTACGCCATCAATGGATCCACCACCGGGCTGGAGAATTTCAACAGTATCAGTCCAGGAGTCCTGCCAGGCTTCCGCCCTGCCTACAACAAACTCGGAGCTGCCTGGCAGCTCCAGGAGTTCGTCACACAGAGGCCCAGCTTCGCTCCAAGCAGCTCCCTGTTCATGGTGTGGTTATTCCCGAATGATCTCCTGTACTGGTTCAACTCAGGATTCATGACGCCTGGGACGGTGTCCGGTGGAGAAGGGAAGCCCGCGGATCCGAGCGGCCTGATCGTCAATGGCATCAGTAACATCGCAGGCACCATCGGAACCCTGGCCTCCTTCGGGGCCACCCAGTTCCTGGTACCGAACATGCCGGATCTGAGCCGCACCCCTCTCTTTCAGGGAGCACCAGATCCGCTGAGAGATCAGATCAGCGCCATCACTGATATTTTCAATGCTGGGCTGGAGTTAACATTGAACCAGCTGGAGAATGATCTGCAAGCGCAGAATCCCTCGATAGACATTATTTCATTCAACACCGAAGCGTTATTTGACACAGTTCTGGACGATCCATCGACCTATGGCTTCACCAATATCGAAGATCCATGCTTGACACGCGTGGAGACGGTGGTGCTCGTCTGCGATGCCCCCGATGCCTTCTTTTTCTGGGACGATTTCCATCCCACCACTGCCGCCCACCAGCTGTTCGGACAACGGTTTGCCGCCGCCATTGCCAGTCCCGTTCCGGGCCCCCTGACGGTCCTGGGGGTGGCTTCCGCCTTCGCCTGGTCCAGGCGACTGCGCCGCCGCGTTCGATCCAAGCGCTGA
- the ccsB gene encoding c-type cytochrome biogenesis protein CcsB encodes MNDPVIGLGLAAFALLLLVLPIAFWSVSGGQSNPVVRILVASANLCLTAQLVLRWWESGHFPISNLYESLCFLAWACTLTQLLVERSWPNPLVAAAATPMGLGCVAFASFALPDRLQEASPLVPALRSSWLVMHVSVIMVSYAALLVGSLLSVAVLFVDRNEDLELRSSSIGSGGFRQARLASDGPGAMALSSSSFRISEQLDSLSYRTITVGFLLLSVGLVSGAVWANEAWGSWWSWDPKETWALICWLVYAAYLHTRLIRGWQGRRPALVASAGLVVIAVCYIGVNLLGIGLHSYGWFLGS; translated from the coding sequence GTGAACGATCCGGTCATCGGCCTCGGCCTCGCGGCCTTCGCCCTGCTCCTGCTGGTGCTGCCCATCGCCTTCTGGTCCGTCAGCGGCGGCCAGAGCAACCCGGTGGTCAGGATCCTGGTGGCCTCGGCCAATCTCTGCCTCACCGCCCAGCTGGTGCTGCGCTGGTGGGAGTCGGGCCACTTCCCGATCAGCAACCTCTACGAGTCGCTCTGCTTCCTGGCCTGGGCCTGCACCCTCACCCAGCTGCTGGTGGAGCGCAGCTGGCCCAACCCCCTGGTGGCGGCGGCGGCCACACCGATGGGCCTGGGCTGCGTGGCCTTCGCCAGCTTCGCCCTGCCGGATCGCCTCCAGGAGGCCTCGCCCCTGGTGCCGGCCCTGCGCTCCAGCTGGCTCGTCATGCACGTCAGCGTGATCATGGTCAGCTATGCCGCCCTGCTGGTGGGCTCGCTGCTGTCGGTGGCGGTGCTGTTCGTCGACCGCAACGAGGATCTGGAGCTGCGCAGCAGCTCGATCGGCAGCGGCGGCTTCCGCCAGGCCCGGCTGGCCAGCGACGGCCCCGGCGCCATGGCGCTCAGCAGCAGCAGCTTCCGCATCAGTGAACAGCTCGACAGCCTCAGCTACCGCACGATCACGGTGGGCTTCCTGCTCCTCTCGGTGGGCCTGGTGAGCGGCGCGGTCTGGGCCAACGAGGCCTGGGGCAGCTGGTGGAGCTGGGACCCCAAGGAAACCTGGGCCCTGATCTGCTGGCTGGTCTACGCCGCCTACCTGCACACCCGCCTGATCCGTGGCTGGCAGGGGCGCCGGCCGGCGCTCGTGGCCTCGGCGGGCCTGGTGGTGATCGCCGTCTGTTACATCGGCGTCAACCTGCTGGGCATCGGACTGCACAGCTACGGCTGGTTCCTGGGCAGCTGA
- a CDS encoding LPS export ABC transporter periplasmic protein LptC produces the protein MTLPPRPLLFVLAAGFVGAALLVLPSRPVAAQAPAGTAQAPRPKAPATGMVTIESDVQQADNQNGIVTATGNVRIVYADRGMTATSRQAQYFSNEGRLVLTGDVDVIDTDGQRLRAERLVYQLDSERMLAEPPAGKQVFSKFRLQQQGSAKPAPPKP, from the coding sequence TTGACCCTGCCCCCCCGCCCACTGCTGTTCGTGCTCGCCGCGGGGTTCGTGGGCGCCGCCCTGCTGGTGCTCCCGTCCCGCCCTGTCGCGGCCCAGGCGCCGGCCGGCACGGCCCAGGCCCCGCGGCCCAAGGCGCCCGCCACCGGCATGGTCACGATCGAGTCCGACGTGCAGCAGGCCGACAACCAGAACGGCATCGTCACCGCCACAGGCAATGTGCGCATCGTCTACGCCGATCGCGGCATGACGGCCACCTCGCGCCAGGCCCAGTACTTCAGCAACGAGGGGCGCCTGGTGCTCACCGGCGATGTCGACGTGATCGACACCGACGGCCAGCGCCTGCGGGCGGAGCGGTTGGTCTACCAGCTCGACAGCGAGCGGATGCTGGCGGAGCCGCCGGCCGGCAAGCAGGTCTTCAGCAAGTTCCGCCTGCAGCAGCAGGGATCCGCCAAGCCTGCCCCCCCCAAGCCGTGA
- the lptB gene encoding LPS export ABC transporter ATP-binding protein, producing MSLVLERVAITLAGRPLVTDVSLDLRPGEVVGLLGPNGAGKTTTFNLITGLLRPDCGEVLLDGESVAHLPMPRRARLGIGYLPQEASVFRQLSVRDNLMLALQESGSEPAGRRRRLEVLIEDFHLSGFQHRRGFQLSGGERRRCEVARALAVGDQGPRYLLLDEPFAGVDPMAVADLQALIDSLRGRGMGVLITDHNVRETLAITDRAYILADGRILASGASHTVANDPLVRRHYLGEGFQL from the coding sequence GTGAGCCTGGTTCTGGAGAGGGTGGCGATCACCCTCGCCGGCCGCCCCCTGGTGACCGACGTGAGCCTGGATCTTCGCCCGGGGGAAGTGGTGGGGCTGCTGGGTCCGAACGGGGCCGGCAAGACCACCACCTTCAATCTGATCACCGGCCTGCTGCGGCCCGACTGCGGTGAGGTGCTGCTGGATGGGGAGTCGGTGGCCCACCTGCCGATGCCCCGCCGTGCCCGTCTGGGCATCGGCTACCTGCCCCAGGAGGCGAGCGTGTTCCGCCAGCTCAGCGTCCGCGACAACCTGATGCTCGCCCTGCAGGAAAGCGGCTCGGAACCAGCCGGGCGCCGCCGGCGTCTGGAGGTGCTGATCGAGGACTTCCATCTCAGCGGCTTCCAGCACCGCCGCGGCTTCCAGCTCTCCGGCGGGGAGCGGCGCCGCTGCGAGGTGGCCCGGGCCCTGGCGGTGGGCGACCAGGGCCCCCGCTACCTGCTGCTCGACGAACCCTTCGCGGGGGTGGATCCCATGGCCGTCGCCGATCTCCAGGCCCTCATCGACAGCCTGCGAGGCCGGGGTATGGGCGTGCTGATCACCGATCACAACGTGCGGGAGACCCTGGCGATCACCGACCGGGCTTACATCCTGGCCGATGGCAGGATCCTTGCCTCCGGTGCCTCCCATACCGTGGCCAACGATCCCCTGGTGCGGCGTCATTACCTCGGCGAGGGTTTCCAGCTTTGA
- a CDS encoding LptF/LptG family permease, producing the protein MREWKRVPRWRDLPLLDRWLLQELLGPLLFGIAAFTAVSLSVGAVFELVRRVAESGLPVLAAVRVLLLRLPSFLVLSFPMATLMATLLAYSRLSGSSELTALRSVGVSTRRMVLPAMVLALAMTLLTFVFNDAIVPRANLAATNSLERALGKAIATEQSDNALYSRFTDVKLANGESVKWLTHIFHARQFRKGVMLDVTLLDFSRHGYRQMLTALTGKWNEEEGMWEFNKGRITNIDVASGTTTSASFDRYLYPFTRDPIEVAQLPTDASTMTVGQALTAERLLLEANNTKEARRLRVRIQEKFAFPAICLVFGLIGSSLGVRPNSRTSRSQGFGISVLLIFGYYLMSFIFSSLGITGTLMPFLAAWLPVVIGLAGGLWLLRQASR; encoded by the coding sequence CTGCGGGAGTGGAAGCGGGTGCCGCGCTGGCGGGACCTGCCCCTGCTCGATCGCTGGCTGCTGCAGGAGCTGCTGGGCCCGTTGCTGTTCGGCATCGCCGCTTTCACGGCCGTGTCCCTCTCGGTGGGGGCGGTGTTCGAGCTGGTGCGCCGGGTGGCCGAATCCGGCCTGCCGGTGCTGGCGGCCGTCAGGGTGCTGCTGCTGCGCCTTCCCTCCTTCCTGGTCCTCTCCTTCCCGATGGCCACCCTGATGGCCACCCTGCTGGCCTACAGCCGGCTGTCGGGGAGCAGCGAACTCACCGCCCTGCGCAGTGTGGGGGTGAGCACCCGTCGGATGGTGCTGCCGGCCATGGTCCTGGCCCTGGCGATGACCCTCCTCACCTTCGTGTTCAACGACGCGATCGTGCCGCGGGCGAATCTGGCGGCCACCAACAGCCTGGAGCGGGCCCTCGGCAAGGCCATCGCCACCGAGCAGAGCGACAACGCCCTCTATTCCCGCTTCACCGACGTCAAGCTGGCCAACGGCGAATCGGTGAAGTGGCTGACCCACATCTTCCATGCCCGCCAGTTCCGCAAGGGGGTCATGCTTGATGTCACCCTGCTCGACTTCTCCCGCCACGGCTACCGGCAGATGCTCACCGCGCTCACCGGCAAGTGGAACGAGGAGGAGGGCATGTGGGAGTTCAACAAGGGCCGCATCACCAACATCGACGTCGCCAGCGGCACCACCACCTCCGCCAGCTTCGACCGCTACCTCTACCCCTTCACCCGGGACCCGATCGAGGTGGCCCAGCTGCCCACCGACGCCAGCACCATGACCGTTGGCCAGGCCCTCACGGCGGAGCGGCTGCTGCTGGAGGCCAACAACACCAAAGAGGCGCGGCGGCTGCGGGTGCGCATCCAGGAGAAGTTTGCTTTCCCGGCCATCTGCCTGGTGTTCGGCCTGATCGGCAGCAGCCTCGGGGTGCGCCCCAATTCCCGCACCAGCCGCAGCCAGGGCTTCGGCATCAGCGTCCTGCTGATCTTCGGCTACTACCTGATGTCCTTCATCTTCAGCTCCCTGGGGATCACGGGCACCCTGATGCCCTTCCTGGCGGCCTGGCTGCCGGTGGTCATCGGCCTGGCCGGAGGACTCTGGCTGCTGCGCCAGGCGAGCCGCTGA
- a CDS encoding glucose-1-phosphate adenylyltransferase → MKRVLAIILGGGAGTRLYPLTKMRAKPAVPLAGKYRLIDIPISNCINSEINKIYVLTQFNSASLNRHLTMSYNLSSGFGQGFVEVLAAQQTPDSPSWFEGTADAVRKYQWLFQEWDVDHVLILSGDQLYRMDYSKFVQHHIDCGADLTVGALPVDAAQAEGFGLMRTSSDGRILEFSEKPKGAALEAMRVNTESLGLSAEEAAKRPYLASMGIYVFNRNTLFDLLASHPEATDFGKEIIPTSLGQGDHLQTFLFDDYWEDIGTIGAFYEANLALTDQPNPAFSFYDEKFPIYTRPRYLPPSKLQDAQVTQSIIGEGSLLKACSIHHCVLGVRSRVEDEVVLQDTLLMGADFFESSEERLVLRERGGTPIGVGRGTTVKGAILDKNVRIGRDVTIVNKDRVEEADRPELNFYIRNGIVVVVKNGTIADGTVI, encoded by the coding sequence ATGAAACGCGTTCTTGCCATCATTCTGGGAGGCGGTGCGGGAACGCGTCTCTATCCCCTCACCAAGATGCGGGCGAAGCCCGCCGTTCCCCTCGCCGGGAAATACCGACTGATCGATATTCCCATCAGCAATTGCATCAACTCCGAGATCAATAAGATCTACGTGCTGACGCAGTTCAACAGCGCCTCGCTCAACCGTCACCTGACGATGAGCTACAACCTCTCCTCCGGTTTCGGCCAGGGCTTCGTGGAGGTGCTGGCCGCCCAGCAGACCCCCGACAGCCCCAGCTGGTTCGAAGGCACCGCCGATGCGGTGCGCAAGTACCAGTGGCTGTTCCAGGAGTGGGACGTGGACCACGTCCTGATCCTCTCCGGTGACCAGCTCTACCGGATGGACTACAGCAAGTTCGTCCAGCACCACATCGACTGCGGCGCCGACCTGACGGTGGGGGCCCTGCCGGTGGATGCGGCCCAGGCGGAGGGCTTCGGCCTGATGCGCACCTCCTCCGACGGCCGGATCCTGGAGTTCAGCGAGAAGCCCAAGGGCGCCGCCCTGGAGGCCATGCGGGTGAACACCGAGAGCCTCGGCCTCTCCGCCGAGGAGGCCGCCAAGCGGCCCTATCTGGCCTCGATGGGGATCTACGTCTTCAACCGCAACACCCTCTTCGACCTGCTGGCCAGCCATCCGGAGGCCACCGACTTCGGCAAGGAAATCATCCCCACCTCCCTCGGTCAGGGGGACCATCTGCAGACCTTCCTGTTCGACGACTACTGGGAGGACATCGGCACGATCGGGGCGTTCTACGAGGCCAACCTGGCCCTCACCGACCAGCCCAATCCGGCCTTCTCGTTCTATGACGAGAAGTTCCCCATCTACACCCGGCCCCGTTACCTGCCCCCCAGCAAGCTGCAGGACGCCCAGGTGACCCAGTCGATCATCGGGGAGGGATCCCTGCTCAAGGCCTGCAGCATCCACCACTGCGTGCTCGGGGTGCGCTCGCGGGTCGAGGACGAGGTGGTGCTCCAGGACACCCTGCTGATGGGGGCCGACTTCTTCGAATCATCCGAGGAACGGTTGGTGTTGCGCGAGCGGGGCGGCACCCCGATCGGTGTGGGCCGTGGCACCACCGTGAAGGGGGCGATCCTCGACAAGAACGTGCGCATCGGCCGCGACGTCACCATCGTCAACAAGGACCGGGTGGAGGAGGCCGACCGGCCCGAGCTCAACTTCTACATCCGCAACGGCATCGTCGTGGTGGTGAAGAACGGCACGATCGCCGACGGCACGGTGATCTGA
- the gndA gene encoding NADP-dependent phosphogluconate dehydrogenase, whose protein sequence is MGKAHFGLIGLGVMGENLVLNAERNGFSSVVYNRTYAKTEEFLAGRGAGKDIVGAASLEEFVAALERPRRILMMVKAGDPVDATIASISPLLEEGDLLIDGGNSLYTDTERRAAELESKSFGYIGMGVSGGAKGALEGPSMMPGGTKAAYDAIESLVTRMAAQVEDGPCVTYIGPGGAGHFVKTVHNGIEYGIEQILAEAYDLMKRIAGMDGDAMADVLGGWNQTEELASFLVEITEVCLRTKDPESGGDLVELIVDAAGQKGTGLWTVVSALEMGVPVPTIYAALNARVLSSLRSERMAAEAVLHAPAPHSFPLGEPATGMAPLRDACILACIASYGQGMALLQEASKLHDYNLDFSAIGQIWKGGCIIRARLLQRIQDAYGADPSLPNLMLDPWFAAQVNQRLAGLRQVVAGAALAGIPVPCLSSTLDYIDSYRTGRLPQNLVQAMRDCFGSHTYERTDRPGAFHTEWLA, encoded by the coding sequence ATGGGCAAGGCGCATTTCGGACTCATCGGCCTCGGCGTGATGGGTGAGAATCTGGTCCTCAACGCTGAGAGAAACGGTTTCTCAAGCGTCGTCTACAACCGGACCTACGCCAAGACCGAGGAGTTCCTGGCCGGACGCGGCGCCGGCAAGGACATCGTGGGAGCGGCCAGCCTCGAGGAGTTCGTGGCGGCGTTGGAGCGGCCTCGCCGCATCCTGATGATGGTGAAGGCGGGTGATCCGGTGGATGCCACCATCGCCAGCATCTCGCCGCTGCTGGAGGAAGGCGATCTGCTGATCGACGGCGGCAACTCCCTCTACACCGACACCGAACGCCGGGCGGCTGAGCTGGAGAGCAAGAGCTTCGGCTACATCGGCATGGGCGTCTCCGGCGGTGCCAAGGGGGCCCTGGAGGGGCCGAGCATGATGCCCGGTGGCACCAAGGCGGCCTACGACGCCATCGAAAGCCTGGTCACCAGGATGGCCGCCCAGGTGGAAGACGGCCCCTGCGTCACCTACATCGGCCCCGGCGGCGCCGGCCACTTCGTCAAGACCGTCCACAACGGCATCGAGTACGGCATCGAGCAGATCCTGGCCGAGGCCTACGACCTGATGAAGCGCATCGCCGGCATGGACGGCGACGCCATGGCCGATGTGCTCGGTGGCTGGAACCAGACCGAGGAGCTGGCCTCCTTCCTGGTGGAGATCACCGAGGTGTGCCTGCGCACCAAGGATCCCGAGAGTGGCGGTGATCTGGTGGAGCTGATCGTCGATGCCGCCGGCCAGAAGGGCACCGGCCTGTGGACGGTGGTCAGCGCCCTGGAAATGGGGGTGCCCGTGCCCACCATCTACGCCGCCCTCAATGCCCGGGTGCTGAGCTCCCTGCGCAGCGAGCGGATGGCGGCCGAAGCGGTGCTGCACGCCCCCGCCCCCCACAGCTTCCCCCTCGGGGAGCCCGCCACCGGCATGGCGCCGCTGCGGGACGCCTGCATCCTGGCCTGCATCGCCAGCTACGGCCAGGGGATGGCCCTGCTGCAGGAGGCCTCCAAACTCCACGACTACAACCTCGATTTCTCGGCCATCGGCCAGATCTGGAAGGGGGGCTGCATCATCCGGGCCCGGCTGCTGCAGCGGATCCAGGACGCCTACGGCGCCGACCCCTCCCTGCCCAACCTGATGCTCGATCCCTGGTTCGCCGCCCAGGTCAACCAGCGCCTGGCCGGCCTGCGGCAGGTGGTGGCCGGGGCGGCCCTGGCGGGCATCCCGGTTCCCTGCCTCAGCAGCACCCTCGACTACATCGACAGCTACCGCACCGGTCGCCTGCCCCAGAACCTGGTGCAGGCGATGCGCGACTGCTTCGGCTCCCATACTTATGAGCGCACGGACCGCCCCGGCGCGTTCCATACCGAGTGGCTCGCTTGA
- the rpe gene encoding ribulose-phosphate 3-epimerase — protein sequence MSTKPLVISPSILSADFSRLGDDVRAVDAAGADWIHVDVMDGRFVPNITIGPLIVEALRPVTTKPLDVHLMIVEPEKYVADFAKAGADIISVQVEACPHLHRNLSQIKDLGKMAGAVLNPSTPLDTLEYCLELCDLVLIMSVNPGFGGQSFIPSQVEKIRQLRRLCDERGLDPWIEVDGGIKAGNAWQVIEAGANAIVSGSGVFGHADYAEAITGIRNSRRPEPALV from the coding sequence ATGAGCACCAAGCCCCTGGTGATCTCCCCGTCGATCCTCTCGGCCGACTTCTCCCGCCTCGGAGACGACGTCCGGGCCGTCGACGCCGCCGGTGCCGACTGGATCCATGTGGACGTGATGGACGGCCGCTTCGTGCCCAACATCACCATCGGCCCGCTGATCGTCGAGGCCCTGCGCCCGGTGACGACCAAGCCCCTCGACGTGCACCTGATGATCGTCGAGCCCGAGAAGTACGTGGCCGATTTCGCCAAGGCCGGCGCCGACATCATCAGTGTCCAGGTGGAGGCCTGCCCCCACCTGCACCGCAACCTCAGCCAGATCAAGGACCTCGGCAAGATGGCCGGCGCGGTGCTCAACCCCAGCACCCCCCTCGACACCCTCGAGTACTGCCTTGAGCTCTGTGATCTGGTGCTGATCATGAGCGTCAACCCAGGCTTCGGCGGCCAGAGCTTCATCCCCTCCCAGGTGGAGAAGATCCGCCAGCTGCGCCGCCTTTGCGACGAGCGGGGTCTCGATCCCTGGATCGAGGTGGATGGCGGCATCAAGGCCGGCAACGCCTGGCAGGTGATCGAGGCGGGCGCCAACGCGATCGTCAGCGGCTCCGGGGTCTTCGGCCACGCCGACTACGCCGAAGCCATCACCGGCATTCGCAACAGCCGTCGCCCCGAGCCGGCGTTGGTTTGA
- the glpX gene encoding class II fructose-bisphosphatase, with translation MDRTLIQELLEVVEQAAIASARLTGLGKKDEADAAAVEAMRTRMGSIAMQGRIVIGEGERDEAPMLYIGEEVGSGTGPGVDFAVDPCEGTNLCANAQDGSMAVLAASDRGGLFYAPDFYMKKLAAPPAAKGKVDIRKSATENIAILSEVLGLAPSELTIVVMDRARHKDLIAEIRATGARVKPISDGDVQAAIACGFAGTGTHCLMGIGAAPEGVISAAALRCLGGHFQGQLVYDPAVAQTSEWADYTKEGNIARLNEMGITDVDKVYEAEELASGENVVFAGSGITPGLLFKGVVFEADCTRTSSLIISSLDRSARFTDTVHIKEGAKSIALR, from the coding sequence GTGGATCGCACTCTCATCCAGGAACTGCTCGAAGTCGTCGAGCAGGCCGCCATCGCCTCCGCCCGCCTGACCGGGCTCGGCAAGAAGGACGAAGCTGATGCCGCGGCAGTGGAGGCCATGCGCACCCGCATGGGCAGCATCGCCATGCAGGGCCGGATCGTGATCGGTGAGGGTGAGCGGGACGAGGCGCCCATGCTGTACATCGGTGAGGAAGTCGGCAGCGGCACCGGCCCCGGCGTCGACTTCGCCGTCGACCCCTGCGAGGGCACCAACCTCTGCGCCAACGCCCAGGACGGCTCGATGGCCGTGCTCGCCGCCAGTGATCGCGGCGGCCTGTTCTACGCGCCGGACTTCTACATGAAGAAGCTGGCGGCGCCCCCGGCCGCCAAGGGCAAGGTGGACATCCGCAAGAGTGCCACCGAGAACATCGCCATCCTCAGCGAGGTCCTCGGCCTGGCCCCCAGCGAGCTCACCATCGTGGTCATGGACCGCGCCCGCCACAAGGACCTGATCGCCGAGATCCGCGCCACCGGCGCCCGGGTCAAGCCGATCAGCGACGGTGACGTGCAGGCCGCCATCGCCTGTGGCTTCGCCGGCACCGGCACCCACTGCCTGATGGGCATCGGCGCCGCCCCCGAAGGGGTGATTTCTGCCGCGGCCCTGCGCTGCTTGGGCGGCCACTTCCAGGGCCAGCTGGTGTACGACCCCGCCGTCGCCCAGACCAGCGAGTGGGCCGACTACACCAAGGAGGGCAACATCGCCCGGCTCAACGAGATGGGCATCACCGACGTCGACAAGGTCTACGAGGCCGAGGAGCTGGCTTCCGGGGAGAACGTCGTCTTCGCCGGCAGCGGCATCACCCCTGGCCTGCTGTTCAAGGGCGTCGTGTTCGAGGCCGACTGCACCCGCACCAGCAGCCTGATCATCAGTTCCCTCGACCGCAGCGCCCGCTTCACCGATACGGTGCACATCAAGGAAGGCGCCAAGAGCATCGCCCTGCGCTGA
- a CDS encoding DUF309 domain-containing protein, translating into MNPGAPSADEETLLQADPRLRQAVEHFNAAEWYACHDGFEELWHETQGPMRPVLQGLLQIAVAELHLERNNRRGATVLMGEGLGRLRGCGDEALGLALGPVRLLAARRLEALQQQADLSGLPLPRLEVARGTGTAPVH; encoded by the coding sequence TTGAACCCCGGCGCCCCGTCCGCCGATGAGGAAACCCTGCTGCAGGCCGACCCCCGCCTGCGGCAGGCCGTCGAGCACTTCAACGCGGCCGAGTGGTACGCCTGCCACGACGGCTTCGAGGAGCTCTGGCACGAGACCCAGGGACCGATGCGGCCCGTGCTTCAGGGGCTGCTGCAGATCGCCGTGGCCGAACTGCACCTCGAGCGCAACAACCGCCGCGGCGCCACGGTGCTGATGGGCGAGGGGCTGGGCCGGCTGCGGGGCTGTGGCGACGAGGCCCTGGGGCTGGCCCTTGGGCCCGTCCGGCTCCTGGCCGCCCGGCGGCTGGAGGCCCTGCAGCAGCAGGCCGATCTCAGCGGCCTGCCCCTGCCGCGCCTGGAAGTGGCGCGGGGAACGGGCACGGCGCCGGTACATTGA